In Janthinobacterium agaricidamnosum NBRC 102515 = DSM 9628, the DNA window AGGCTTTTGAAGATGGTGCAGAGCAATACAATGAATTGATCGTGGTGCGCGGCATTCCCGTGTACAGCCATTGCGAACATCATCTGGCGCCGTTTTTCGGCCGCGCCACCATCGGTTACGTTCCAAACGGCAAAATCGTCGGCTTGTCGAAACTGACCCGCCTGGTCGATTGCTACGCCAAGCGCCTGCAAGTGCAGGAACGCATGACGATCCAGATCGCCAATTCCCTGATGGAAGTGCTGGAACCGAAAGCCGTCGGCGTGGTCGTGCGCTGCCGCCATATGTGCATGGAAAGCCGCGGCATCCGCACCCAGGGCGAAGAAACCGTCACCTCGGCGATGCTGGGCGAGTTGCAGCCCAACCTGGCGCTGCGCACCGAATTCCTGGCGCTGGCCCGCGAGTAAACCATGGCGACGGCAATCGACTGGAGCGCAGGCGGCTTCGATGCCGCCGCCGCATTTTCCGCCGCTGAAAACCGGCCGCTGTTCCTGTATTGGGGCGCGGCCTGGTGTCCTCCCTGCAACCGCAGCAAATCCGACCTGTTCGCGCGGGCCGACTTCGCCGCGTTGGTGAACGCCGCCGTGCCGGTGTTTCTCGACGGTGACAGCGGCGGCGCCCAGCAACTGGCGGCGCGCCTCAAATTGCGCAGCTACCCGACGCTGGTGCTGTACCGGCCCGATGGCCAAGAAGTCATGCGCTTGCCGTGCGAACCGGATGGCGAGGTCGGTATCGATATCGTCAAGCTGGCGCTGGCTGCGCAGTACACTGCCGCCGAATCGCTGCACGCGGCGCTGTCGGGGACACGCGCCTTGCAGGCCGATGAATGGCGCGTGCTCAGTTATTACTCCTGGGATACCGACGAAGGACAATTGCTGGGCCAGCGCGCGCTGTCGGACACGCTGGCTGAGCTGGTATCGCTTTGTCCGCCGGGCAACGCGGCGCAGCGCTTGCTGTTGCAAACGATGAGCGTGGGCGCCGGCGCGCCGGATGCCGACGCGTTGCTGCGCATCCTCGGCGATGTCGGCCTGGCGCGCGCCAATATGGATTTGCTGTGCAACAACGGCTTAAAACTGATCAAGTTCGCCGCCGTGCCGGGCAGCGCCATGCACGGCGCGCTGGTGGCGGCGCTGTATGCGGCGGCGGGAATCTTTGCCGACGACATCTGGCTGACCACGCCGGACCGCATGGCCGCCTTGCGCCTGCAAGTACGCCTGCTGCGCTCGGGCGTTGCCGATGCCGGTTTGCCCGATCGCTTGCCTCGCCTGGTTGCCGAGCTCGGCCAGCAAACCGACGATCCCCAGCAGCGCCACGCGCTGGTGAATGCGGCCGCCGGCGCCTTCAGCGACGCCGGTTTGCTCGATGCATCCGATGCCTTGCTAAACGCCGAACTGGGGCGCAGCCATGCGCCGTTTTATTTCATGCACAATCTGGCGGCCAACGCCCGGCGGCGCGGCGATGCGGCCGCTGTGCTGGATTGGCAGCAGCAAGCCTGGCAAGAAGCAACTGGCCCGGCGACCCGTTTGCAATGGGGCGCGACCTATTTCCTGAGCTTGGTCGAATTGGCGCCATCGGCACATGCTCGGATTGAGCAAGCGGCGGCCGGCATGTTGCGCGATGTCCAGGCCACGCCGGATGCTGTTTACCAGCGTAATCGGAGCCAGATGCTGCGTATTGCGGCGAAATTGAGCGGCGATGGTCTCGCCGTATCGGCCTTGCGGGAAGCCCTGCGGCAAGTTGCCGCCTGATTCCCGCGGACCGCCAGCGGTCTAAATCTACCGCCTTCGCCTCGCGATCCGGTTGGCCTGCATAGATGATCTTTTATTTCAATCGAGAATGTCCATCCGTTTTCGGAGGAGGAAAGCTGCTTTGAGGAGTATATTGCTCCCACAGCGCTTTGACATCGTACTTTGTTTCTATCTCTTCCATTGTATTATCCTGCTTGAATTTAATGACTTTTGTGCTGTATTCCACCCATGGTGGAGGACATGGTTTTCCTTCTTTTACAAAATGCACATGGCTTTGTACATCGGGATTATTTCGATTTCTGTAAATCCAGCGTAATTCCGCTCCTGTATAAGCGCGCGTCTTGGCCGTGTTTGACTGTTCATTATTTGAACCTGTTGGATTGTCATAGGAAGCCGATTTCCGCACTACTGCTTCCATGTCAAGTCCATCCAGCACAAAATGCACATGTTTTTTTGCAACGCTGGTGGCCCAATATAAACCGCCTTTTACCTTCCTGCGTAAAATGCTATTTTCAGTATTATTGGGTGATTTCGCCATTAATGCAGACCTGTATTTATAATGTTGCTTTAACGTGTCTTTGAACGATGTCTCTTCAGCAGGAGGCATTTTTTGATCGTTATTACGTTCATGTTGGGCTATTCTGTAATTATCTATCCTGCATGGAGTGAGCCTGGCTTTCAGCCGATAATCTATATGATATTTCCTTGCCCTTTCTCCGTTAGGACCTTTTTCAAGTCCATAAACCAGGTCGCCTTTCTGGAAAGTTCGCGGGGCAAATGGTGGCTGTTCTCCCGCGTTAAATGAAGTTCTTTCCTGTTTTAACAATGTTCTCTCAAAGTTGCCTCGAGTCTTGGCTTGATCGGGGTATTTTGGTAACGATGGAGAGCCTGTTCCGCCAGCAGGGTTGGTGTTTTGACGTGGCCGGCCCTCAGTAACTGGCCCGGCAGGAGCGAAACTGGTTGAAGGAATTTCGGCAGGCATTCTGGGAGGAATGGTTCTAAAAGGTAACATTCTGTTCCTAAGGGATTGGTTCGTTCGATTGAGTGCTGAGTGTGGTGAAAATCACTGGCATCACATCCAGCAGGATTAGTGTCCGGAAGAGCTTTTTTTTTGAGTGGTACTGGAAACGGAAAAGTTCCAGGTTGATTTGCTCAGCCTGCTCGAATCGGCGCCATCGGCACATGATCGGATTGAGCAAGCGGCGGCCGGCAAGTTGCGCGATGTCCAGGCCACGCCGGATGCTGTTTACCAGCGTAATCGGAGCCAGATGCTGCGTATTGCGGCGAAATTGAGCGGCGATGGTCTCGCCGTATCGGCCTTGCGGGAAGCCCTGCGGCAAGTTGCCGCCTGATTCCCGCGGACCGCCAGCGGTCTTAGCCCGCCTGTGATTCGATCACCTTGATGATGTTGAACAAGGTCTGGTTCACCGGCGTCGGCACGCCAACTTGTGCGCCCAGCTCGATCACCGCCCTGGCGAAGATATCCACTTCGGTCTGGCGGCCGGCCTCGACATCTTGCAGCATCGACGTCTTACCGGCCGGATTGAGCGTGCCGATGATGTGCATGAAGCCATCCAGGTCGGTTTGCGTCAGGTTGATCTCCATTTTCTGCGAAATGGCCATTACTTCATGCATCGCCAGCAGCATCAGCTGGCGCGCCTGTGCATTTTGCTGGAATACGCCATACGGCGCGCGCAGCACCGCCGACGCCTGGTTGATGCCGACATTCATCATGAACTTTCCCCACAGGGATTGATACATGTTTTCCGGGATCTGATGGGGGATGGCGGCTTGTTCAAACAGTTCCTTGACGGCCGCGACAGGGCCGGACAGCACCTTGTTATTGTGGGCGCCGAACACGACTTTTCCCTTGTTCTTGAAGACAATCTGCTTGCCATCGCGCACCGCATCCATGCCCACGCCATATGCATACAGCAAATGGTCCATGCCATGGGCCGCGCCTATCATTTGCTCGCTGGACACGCCGTTCAGCAGCGAAATGATGATGGTGCCGCTGCCGATGAAGGCGGCGATGTCATTGATGGCATCCGGCAACTGGTGGTGTTTGACGCTGACGATGATCAGGTCGGCCGGCGCTTGCGTGGCGTCGCCCGGTTCGATGAACGTGAAGTCATAGTGCTTGTCATTGATGACGATGCCCTGCTGCTGGAACGCCGCGCTTCTTTTTTTGCTGGCGATAATCTTGACCGACTTGGGGTCCATATCGTACAGGCTGGCGGCATAAATGGCGCCCAGCGCGCCCAGGCCGATAATATAGGTGTTGGCAATCTTCATGACTGGAACGGACGGTTAATAGCGGTACTCGCTGACCACATGCTTGGTGAAGTTGTACTTGCTGCCGCCTTGCAGCAAATCGATCAGCCGCTTCGGCGCGGCCGCCGTCATGAAGGCGTCGGCGGCGCCGTCCGTGCTGCGGAATTTCATCGCCGGACTGAGGATCTGGCCGCCCTTGATGGTCAGGTGCTGGAAGCTTTTGGTCTTTTCATTGTTGAGCACGAAATGCAAATCCTGCTTGAAGGTCAGGAACGGGATTTTCAGCCACCAGCCTTCATCCGTGCCATATGCCACCACGCTGGAAAAATGGGTGTTCTTGTCGGTCAGCGCAGGTTTGCCGAGGCGGTCGTTGATGCGTTTGATGGCTTCGATCTTGGTCATGCTGTTTCTTCTCGTTTCTTAATGGAGTGGCTCGCGCTTAGCGCGCGGCCTTGAATTCTGCGCCTCGGTTCCAGACCGGACGTTGTTTGCTGTCTTGCGCCGCGTCGTAGCCGATATGGAACAGCAGCGCCACGTCGTCGACCGCGCCGCGCATGTCCCAGCCGGGCATGACGACGTCGCTGACCTTGTGGTAATCGTGGGCAATGTATTGCTCGACTTTATCCTTGCCGTAGCCTGGCGGCTTGCCGATGAAGTCGTTGCCGTCCTTCAGGTAGACTCCCGGCACGCCGACCTTGGCGAATTCAAACTGGTCGGCGCGGTAGAACGAGCCCCGTTCGGTCTTGGTATCGGGCAGCGCCACGCGGCCTTGCCATCGTGCGGCCTTGGCCACCAGTTCGTCGCTGGTCGATTTGCCGTAGCCGACGATTTCGATATCCCTGGTACGGCCCCACAGGTTCAAGCCGTCGACGTTGATGTTGAGCACGGTCTTGTTCAGCGGTACCAAAGGATGGCGCGCGTAATATTGCGCGCCGAGCAGGCCGCGTTCCTCGCCGGTGGTCATCAGGAACAATATGCTGCGTTTCGGTGCCACGCGCAGCGCCTTGTAGGCCTTGGCCACTTCCAGCAGCGCCGCCACGCCGGACGCATTGTCCCTGGCGCCATGGAAGATTTGCTGCGTGCGCGGCCCCGGCAAGCTGGTGTCGATGCCGAAATGGTCCCAGTGCGCGCTATAGATGATGTATTCGTTTTTCAGCAGCGGGTCGGAACCCTCGATCTTGCCGATCACATTGTTGGAGCCGACGTCGCGCCAGGTGCTGTCGGCGCCGATGGTGGCCGTCACGTCCAGCGGCACCGGCTTGAAGTCGCGCGACAGGGCGGTTTTTTTCAGCGTGTCGAAATCGTAGCCGACCGAGCGGAAAATATCCTTGGCGCGGTCCAGTTGTATCCAGCCCGGCAGCAGCGGGAAATCCGGATTGGCGCCATCGCTTTTAATCGCGAAATTTTCGCGGCCCCAGCTGTTTTGCACTACTTCGTATGGATAGGCCGCGGGCTTGGTTTCATGCACGATCAGCGCGGCGGCGGCGCCGGCCTTGGCTGCCATTTCGAATTTATAGGTCCAGCGGCCGTAATAGGTCATCGCCTTGCCGCCGAACATGGCCGGATCGAGGCGCGATGGATCGCGCGGATCGGGAATCGCCGGATCGTTGATCAGCATCAGCAAGGTCTTGCCGCGCAAATCGACCCCCTTGTAATCGTCCCACTGGTATTCCGGCGCCTGCACGCCATAACCGACAAAGACGATTTCCGACGCTGGAATCTCCAGTTTGGCGGTCGGATTCGGCGACCAGGCGACGAAGTCTTGCGGGAAGCTCAAGGTCGTGCTCTTGGCGCCGGTCGAAAAACGGAAGGTGGGCTGGGACGTGACGGCCAGCAGCGGCACTTTCTGGAAATACGATCCATCCGGATTACCCGGCGCCAATCCCAATTTGACGAATTGACGGCGCAGGTACTCGGTTGTCGCGAGTTCGCCGGGCGTGCCGGGCGAGCGGCCTTCAAAATCGTCCGACGCCAGCATCTTGATGTGGCCCAGCAAGCTGGCGCCGTCGATTTTCCTGGCGGCCGCCACGGCGGCGGCGGGCGCGCGCGTGGCCGGCGCGGCGATGGCGGTGCTGGCCATGCCGGCCGTCAAGATCAGCGTCAGCGTGGTGTATGCCTGTGCCGCGGCGAATGTCTTTTTCATGGGATATCGATGGATCGGTGGATGGACGGGAAAGATGCGTGCAAGTCTGTCATTCTGACACATTTTTTTGCGCGGCAACTGCAAGGCTGGCCATTTGCTGGCCGCCGGGCGGCTGTTGTAAGTTGCAACAGATTAACAGTAATGTTGGTTAAACATTGTTTATTCGCATGAAATTTAGCAGGCTTACGTCGTATTGTGGGGCTGTCTGATATCGCCGGAGACCCCACATGAAAAAGCTTTCGTTTCAACAAAAATTATGGATACCGCTGCTGTGCAGCCTGCTGTGTATTACCGGTATCTTCGTGTATGACGCCTTTGAAGTGCGCAAGATACGCATCGAAGAGCGCAGCGCCGACCTGAGCAATATCGCCGACCTGGGCCTGAGCACCATCAAGCTGTTTGGCGAACAGGCCGCGGCCGGCAAGATCAGCAAGGAACAGGCGCAAGAGCAGGCTACCGCGATCATCAAGAATATGCGCTTCGGCAAAGACGGTTATCTGACCATCACCAACTTCGACGGTTATGCCTTGATGAACCCGTTCAAGCCCGAAAACAATGGCAAGAACATGATCGACTTCCAGGACGCCAACGGCACGTATATGTACCGCGATATCGTGGCGGCCGGCATGAGCGAGACCGGCGCCGGTTTTGTGCGCTACGTGTGGCCGCGGCCGGGGCAGAGCGGGGCGGTGCCGAAACTGAGCCGGGTGGCCGGTTACAAGCCGTGGCGCTGGAATGTGATGGTCGGCGTCTACATGGACGATATCGACCAGGCGTTCCAGGCCGCGCTGTGGAAATCGCTGGGCTTGCTGGTGATCTTGTGCGGGGCGTTGTCGGCGATCGTCATCGCGATCAACCGCAGCCTGCGCCATGCGCTCGGCGGCGAACCGGAATATGCGGCGCAAGTGGCTGAAAAAATTTCGCACAACGACTTGAGCGGCACGGTCACCACTCATGCCGATGACAAGGGCAGCGTACTGTTTGCGATGAAAACCATGCAAAGCAACCTGGCCAGCACCATTGCCGAAATTCGCCACAGCGCCGACACCATCGCCACCGCCTCGCGTGAAATTGCCAGCGGCAATATGGACTTGTCGGCGCGCACCGAAATGCAAGCCAGCTCGCTGGAAGAAACCGCCGCCTCGATGGAACAATTGACGTCGACCGTCGCCCACAATGTGCAAAACGCGGTGCAGGCGAACCAGTTGGCCAAGGCGGCGTCCGAAGTGGCGCAGCAGGGCGGCGCGGTGGTGGCCAAAGTCATCGACACGATGCAGACCATCAACGATTCGGCAACCCGTATCGTCGATATCATCAGCGTCATCGACGGCATCGCGTTCCAGACCAATATCCTGGCGCTGAACGCGGCCGTCGAAGCGGCGCGGGCCGGCGAGCAGGGACGCGGTTTCGCAGTGGTGGCGACCGAGGTGCGCAACCTGGCGCACCGCAGCGCGGCGGCGGCCAAGGAAATCAAGGTGCTGATCGGCGATTCGGTCGACAGTATCGCCGCCGGCAGCGCGCTGGTGGCGCAGGCCGGCACCACCATGGACCAGGTGGTGGCCAGCGTGTCGCGGGTGACCGACATCATGTCCGAAATCACCGCCGCCTCGCACGAGCAAAGCACCGGCATCGGCCACGTCAACCAGGCGATCACGGAAATGGATGGCGTCACCCAGCAAAACGCGGCGCTGGTGGAACAGGCGGCCGCGGCGGCGGGCAGCTTGCAGGATCAGGCCGGCAACCTGGCGCAGCTGGTGTCGCGCTTCGAGCTGGAGGAAGCGGCTCCGGTACGCCCTGCGGCGACGCCGCGCGGCGCCCCGGCCAGGCCGGGGCGCGGACTGGTCCTGCAGTAATTTATTGGGCTGGAGCAGTTGTTCCGGCGGCGCCGGCCGGCGCCCCGGACTCCGGCACGAACACCAGCTTGTTGTCGTCCTGTACCTCGAAGGCGCCGACCGGCTGGCCCAGGTCGGCCTTCGGATCGTTCTGCAATTCCACCAGCTTATTGCAGGTATTCGTTTCCGCCTGCCATAACTGATTGCCGAGACGGATATTCCACAAGCCGTCGCCGGCGGCAAACACTTCCACCTTGACATCTTCCGCTACCGCCGTGGCCAGCGTATGGCGGCGCTGGCAATCCGGCAGGTGCGACACCATCAGCGTCACATTGGCCTGGTCTTGCCAGAAGTAATCTTGCTGGCGCCGCACGCTCAGTGCATAGTCGCGTCCATCGATGTAGTACGAGGCGCTGTCGTTGACACAAGCTGTCAGCAGCATGGGCATCAAAAGGATCAGGAGCTTGCGCATGGCGTTGTTTTCCACGTTGTTTTCCATATTCTACAGCGACACCAATCGAAGCAACAAAACGCAGGGCGCACCGCCGAAATAAGCCGGCGCCATGCCGTTTCCGCTTACGTGGCATTATATCGGTGCAAGCCTGTCGCGGCGCGACGATTGTCAACGGTCGTATTGAAATCGCGAAGATCCGCGGTAGGCATCCTTTTACATCAGAGAGAGAACCGATGATCGATCTGTATTACTGGACCACGCCGAACGGCCACAAAATCACGATGCTGCTGGAAGAAGCAGGCATCCCCTACAACATCATCCCTGTGCATATCGGCAAGGGCGAGCAATTCAAGCCGGCATTCCTGGCGATCGCGCCGAACAACCGCATCCCGGCGATTGTCGACCAGGCGCCGCTGGATGGCGGTCCGCCGATTGCGCTGTTCGAATCGGGCGCCATCCTGCAATACCTGGCTGAAAAAAGCGGCAAGTTCTTGCCCGGCGACGTGCGCGGCCGCGCCGAAGTCAGCCAGTGGCTGTTTTGGCAGATGGGCGGACTGGGGCCGATGGCCGGCCAGAACCACCATTTTGTGCAATATGCGCCGGAAGCGATCGAGTACGCGATCGCCCGCTACGTGAATGAAACCAACCGCCTGTACGGCGTGCTGGACCGGCGCCTGGCCGACCGCGCCTTCGTCGCCGGCGACGACTATTCGATCGCCGACATGGCGATCTATCCGTGGATCGTGCCGCATCAGCGGCAGCGCCAGGATCTGGCCGACTTCCCGCACCTGGCGCGCTGGTTCGCGGCCGTCGCGGCGCGCCCGGCAACCCAGCGCGCCTACGCCCGCGCGGCGGAAGTCAATCTGCAGCCGACCGTCAGCGAAGACTCGAAGAAAGTGCTGTTTGGCCAGACCGCGCAGCATAGGCCGGTGTGATGCTGTCGGCCGCTACTGTCGTATCGGGCCAGGAGCGGCCTGTATGGCAGATGTGGTGAGCGATAAAAATATTTTCTCCAGGTGTGTAAGTAATTTGTATGTGACAACGACAGAGTTATAAGCCGAAACATTGCGCCTGATTATGCAGCTGGTTTCGTCCCCAAGATGTCCGACCCCACCACTTAAATATTTGGAGTAAATCATGAATAACGCTATCACCACCATCAAATCCGGCGCCCTGATCGCAGCTGCTGTCGCCGCCATGGCTTTGTCGGGTTCGGTATTGGCCGCCACCAGCAGCGTTTCCGCCGGCGACAGCGTCAGCTGCGCAGGCATCAACAGCTGCAAGGGCCAAAGCGACTGTGCCACTGCGGAAAACGCCTGCAAGGGCCAAAACACTTGCAAGGGTCACGGTTTCGTCAAGGCCAAGGCCGGCGAATGCCTGGCAAAACAAGGCAAGATCATCGATCTGGATAAATAATCCGCCTCTGTTACAGAGCGTGTGCAGCAGGCCGGCTATCCGATGACTCGCTACGTGAATGCAAGCAAGCCCCTGTAATCGGGGGGCTGGTTCGCGGCTAGCGCGGCGCAGCCGGCAGCCCGGTGCGGCCGGCGTGATGTGGCCGCGATTTGCGGCCTGTCCAAGCTTGCTTATACCTGTATTGCAGGTCTGGCAGACGAATAAAAAATATTTTTTTAAAGTTGTGTAAGTAATTTACTTGCCGAAACGACAGAGCTATAGTCGAAACACTGTGCCATCTGATACCGGCCAGTTTTGACTCCTGGATGTTTGACCCCACCACTAATGCACTTGGAGAACATAATGAATAACGCTATCACCACCATCAAATCCGGCGCCCTGATCGCAGCTGCTGTCGCCGCCATGGCCATGTCGGGCTCGGTACTGGCCGCTACCAGCAGCGTTTCCGCCGGCGACAGCGTCAGCTGCGCAGGCATCAATAGCTGCAAAGGCCAAAGCGAATGCGCCACCGCGGAAAACGCCTGCAAAGGCCAAAACACCTGCAAAGGCCACGGTTTCGTCAAAGCCAAAGCCGGCGAATGCCTGGCCAAAAAAGGCAAAATCATCAATCTGGATAAATAATCCTGTCGGGCGGCGCCGGTTTCCCGGCGCCGCCTGCCGCTGTATTGATATGTTGACGATGATACCGACCAGACAGAGCGCCATGCCAGCCAACCTCACCCAGCCATCGCCAGGCTTTGGCCTCGGCTTGCGTCCCAGCCATTACAACGACTTGCTCCATACCAGCCCGGCCACGTCCGGCATCGACTGGTTTGAAATCCTGTCCGAAAATTACATGGTTCCCGGCGGCAAACCGCTGGCCATGCTGGATGCGATACGGCAGGATTATCCGATGGTGATGCATGGTGTTTCGATGTCGATCGGCACGCCGGAAGGTCCGTCTGACGACTACCTGCGCCAGTTGAAGGCGCTGATGCAGCGGGTGCAGCCGCTGTGGCTGTCCGACCATTTATGCTGGACCGGCATGCATGGCAAGAATATGCACGACCTGTTCCCGCTGCCTTACACCGATGAAGCGATCAAAACCGTGGTGCGCAATGTGCGCCGCGTACAAGATTACCTGGAGCGTCCGATCTTGCTGGAAAACGTCTCCAGCTACCTGACCTACAATGCCGACACGTTCCAGGAATGGGATTTCGTGGCCGCCGTGGCGGAAGAATCCGACAGCCTGATTTTGCTGGACGTGAACAATATCTATGTCAGCAGCGTCAACCACGGCTTCGACCCGGCCATGTATTTGCGCGCGATGCCGGCCAAGCGGGTGCAGCAAATCCACCTCGCCGGGCACAGCGTGCAAGAGGGCTGCATCATCGATACGCATGACCGCGCGGTATCCGATCCGGTGTGGGCGCTGTATGCCGACGCGTTGCGCCGCTTCGGCCCGGTCGCCACGATGATCGAGCGCGACGACAATATCCCGCCCTTGCCCGAACTGGCCGCCGAATTGCAGCGCGCGCGTACGCTGGCCGGCAGCGTATTGCATGCCGAGGAGGCCGCATGAGCGGCTTGCAACAGATCCAGAGCGATTTCCAGCATTACGTGTTGGGCGGCGCCGGCGATCCCGATGGGAAACCTCCGGCCATCGCCGCCGCCATTTCCGAACAGTTCGGCTTGAATGCCGAACAAAGGCTGGCGATTTATTACAATTCCTACCGCAGCCGCATGCGCGAAGCGCTGTCGGAATCGTTCGATAAAACCTGGTCGTATGTCGGCGACGACATGTTTGCCGACCTGGCGAGTTCCTACCTGGACGCCCATCCGTCCGAGTTCCGCAGCCTGCGCTGGTATGGCGGCCAGTTTGCCGCGCATGTCGCGGCCGAGTTGCCGGATTATCCCTTTGTTGCCGAACTGGCGGCGTTCGAATGGTCGCTGGGCCTGGCGTTCGACGCGTCCGATGTGGCGCCGCTGAATGCTGGCGACCTGAGCATGGTGGCGCCGGACGAATGGGCCGGCCTGAGATTCGGCTTGCATCCATCGGTGCAATTGCTGGCGCTGCACTGGAATGCCGTGGCCTTGTGGCAAACATTAGGTGAGGACATGACACCGCCCGATGCGCTGGAGTCGGCCGAGGCGACCTGCTGGCTGGTATGGCGCACCGCCGGCCAGCCGCATTTCCGTTCGCTGAGCCCGCTGGAATTTGCGGCGCTGGATGGCATCCGCCAAGGCCAGTCGTTCGGCGAAATTTGCGACCTGGCGAATGGCGACGGCGAATTGGTGTTGCGCCTGGCCGGTTTTCTGCAAACCTGGCTGGCGCAGGAAATGCTGATCAAACCTTAAACCAATGTGCGCAGGCCGCGGCTAAAGCGGCCGGCGGCGTCAAGGTTTGTTTTTTCTATTCGCGGAAAATCAGCGCGCTTGAAATGTCGGCCACCGTCTTGCAGCCGCACAAGGCCATCGCGACTTCCAGTTCATCGCGCAGCAGGCGCAGCACGTGGGCCACGCCCATCGCGCCGGCATTGTGCAGTCCGTAAATATACGGCCGGCCGATCAGTACCGCGTTGGCGCCCAGCGCGATGGCTTTCAGCACGTCGGTGCCGCGCCGGATGCCGCCATCGGCCAGAATCGGAAAATCGGCCGACACGGCGCCGCGTATGCGCGGCAATACGGCGGCGGCGGCGGGCGCCGTGTCGAGCGTGCGTCCGCCGTGATTCGACACGATGATGCCGGCCGCATTCACTTGTTCGGCCTGGCGCGCGTCGTCCGGATGCAATATGCCTTTGAGCAGGATCGGCAGCGAGGTGATGCTTTGCAGCCAGGCGATGTCGTCCCAGGTCGGCGCGGCGTGCAGCAAGCCGTCGAACAAGGCGCTCTGGCCTGCGTGCAGATTCAGTGCCGGCGCTGGTGGCATGCCGGCCAGGTTGACCGCCGATATGCCTTCCGGCAAGCGGAAACCGGCGCGCCGCTCGCGGTCGCGCACGCCGCCGGTGGGCGCATCGACGGTCAGCACCAGCGCTTCATAGCCGGCTTGTTCGGCGCGTTGTACCAGTTCGCGGCTGAAGCCCCGGTCGTGCTGCAAATACAGCTGGAACCACAGCGGACCGCGCTGCTGCAGACCCAGCACGGCGCGGGCGACGATGTCGAGCGCCACGCTCGCTTGGGTGCTGTGGATGATGCCGGCGCCCTGCATCGCCGCTGCGAAGCTGGACGCCAGTTCGCCGTCCGGGTGCGCTAGGCGCTGCAAGGCCACCGGCGCCAGCAGGATCGGATGTTCGAGCGTGCGGCCCAGCAAGTCGGTGCGCGTGTGGCCGCCAGCCAGCGCACGCAGCACGCGCGGCTGCAACGACAATTTGTTCCAGCCGTCGCGATTGTTTTGCACGGTAATTTCATCGGCCGCGCCGCCGCTGAAATAGGCCAGCGCATGGGCGTCGAGTTGGCTACGCGCATGGGCTTCATGGTCGGCCAGGCTGAGGATGCCGGCCGGAACCGCTTGCAATACGGGGAGATCGCTCATGGTCATGTTTACGCGCCGGCCCACATCCTGAGCAGGTTGTGATAGGTGCTGCTCAAGCCGACCACGGCGCCATCGGTTTCGCCCAGCGTGGCCCGCAATTGCCGCAGATGGTGGTCCATATTGAATAGCAGGCGGCGCTGGTCTGCGCCGCGCACCATGCTTTCGATCCAGAAAAAACTGGCCAGGCGCTGGCCGGAACGCACCGGCG includes these proteins:
- a CDS encoding glutathione binding-like protein codes for the protein MIDLYYWTTPNGHKITMLLEEAGIPYNIIPVHIGKGEQFKPAFLAIAPNNRIPAIVDQAPLDGGPPIALFESGAILQYLAEKSGKFLPGDVRGRAEVSQWLFWQMGGLGPMAGQNHHFVQYAPEAIEYAIARYVNETNRLYGVLDRRLADRAFVAGDDYSIADMAIYPWIVPHQRQRQDLADFPHLARWFAAVAARPATQRAYARAAEVNLQPTVSEDSKKVLFGQTAQHRPV
- a CDS encoding membrane protein, which produces MNNAITTIKSGALIAAAVAAMALSGSVLAATSSVSAGDSVSCAGINSCKGQSDCATAENACKGQNTCKGHGFVKAKAGECLAKQGKIIDLDK
- a CDS encoding membrane protein, which encodes MNNAITTIKSGALIAAAVAAMAMSGSVLAATSSVSAGDSVSCAGINSCKGQSECATAENACKGQNTCKGHGFVKAKAGECLAKKGKIINLDK
- a CDS encoding DUF692 domain-containing protein encodes the protein MPANLTQPSPGFGLGLRPSHYNDLLHTSPATSGIDWFEILSENYMVPGGKPLAMLDAIRQDYPMVMHGVSMSIGTPEGPSDDYLRQLKALMQRVQPLWLSDHLCWTGMHGKNMHDLFPLPYTDEAIKTVVRNVRRVQDYLERPILLENVSSYLTYNADTFQEWDFVAAVAEESDSLILLDVNNIYVSSVNHGFDPAMYLRAMPAKRVQQIHLAGHSVQEGCIIDTHDRAVSDPVWALYADALRRFGPVATMIERDDNIPPLPELAAELQRARTLAGSVLHAEEAA
- a CDS encoding DNA-binding domain-containing protein, with translation MSGLQQIQSDFQHYVLGGAGDPDGKPPAIAAAISEQFGLNAEQRLAIYYNSYRSRMREALSESFDKTWSYVGDDMFADLASSYLDAHPSEFRSLRWYGGQFAAHVAAELPDYPFVAELAAFEWSLGLAFDASDVAPLNAGDLSMVAPDEWAGLRFGLHPSVQLLALHWNAVALWQTLGEDMTPPDALESAEATCWLVWRTAGQPHFRSLSPLEFAALDGIRQGQSFGEICDLANGDGELVLRLAGFLQTWLAQEMLIKP
- a CDS encoding alpha-hydroxy acid oxidase, yielding MSDLPVLQAVPAGILSLADHEAHARSQLDAHALAYFSGGAADEITVQNNRDGWNKLSLQPRVLRALAGGHTRTDLLGRTLEHPILLAPVALQRLAHPDGELASSFAAAMQGAGIIHSTQASVALDIVARAVLGLQQRGPLWFQLYLQHDRGFSRELVQRAEQAGYEALVLTVDAPTGGVRDRERRAGFRLPEGISAVNLAGMPPAPALNLHAGQSALFDGLLHAAPTWDDIAWLQSITSLPILLKGILHPDDARQAEQVNAAGIIVSNHGGRTLDTAPAAAAVLPRIRGAVSADFPILADGGIRRGTDVLKAIALGANAVLIGRPYIYGLHNAGAMGVAHVLRLLRDELEVAMALCGCKTVADISSALIFRE